The following proteins are co-located in the Plasmodium vinckei vinckei genome assembly, chromosome: PVVCY_11 genome:
- a CDS encoding mitochondrial carrier protein, putative, translating into MDIKVKNGEEKKSNKNTVLLCGLVSGVLTKTIFAPFDRIKLFYQIQPMFHYNNTTIHKNKRKDHLKRKNESINKNILLNSLNKVQNKQDKTNNPLIIKSNKYIKNTNVVFHNFLNCLNEINRNCQKKRKISKTNISNSTINKYYSYSNKSSHTVFKNILFHYKIQHISPLNNLCKNYTILNINKNVANTIKNKMLFLSANANKPIKYQSIIQSVLFIVKEEGILGLWKGNLINTLRGGVVYSAKFGTNDIIKEKYKTKKRDENMAKEAQGKHLPTASSNNNSGFDKNKINYYESVIAGYTSGIIQKTLSYPLDLLSIRAALGVNEKYLRQQKTTSTKKSIFKIIREIHVNEGFAGFFKGYVPTLLTGVPYVTLQMVFFDLYKNNFQNNFQKNSSSLGSVALYSSIAGSLSNVTSLIIVFPGDTVRKRMMNNGIDNNYIYKNTFHCIKKIYYHEGLKSFYSGLFPSILKCVPSGAIQFMSYEILKYFVSQN; encoded by the coding sequence atggatataaaagttaaaaatggagaagagaaaaaaagCAATAAAAACACTGTGTTGTTATGTGGATTAGTTTCTGGGGTTTTAACAAAAACTATATTTGCCCCCTTTGATAGAATTAAACTTTTTTACCAAATACAACCAATGTTTCACTATAATAACACCACTatccataaaaataaaagaaaagatcatttaaaaagaaaaaatgaatctatcaataaaaatatactacTAAACAGCTTAAATAAAgtacaaaataaacaagACAAAACTAATAACccattaataataaaaagtaataaatatataaaaaatacaaatgtggtttttcataattttttaaattgcttaaatgaaattaataGAAACTGtcaaaaaaaacgaaaaataTCCAAAACCAATATATCCAATAGtactataaataaatattatagctATTCGAACAAATCATCTCATAcagtttttaaaaatatattatttcattataaaatacaaCATATTTCAcctttaaataatttgtgtaaaaattataccattttaaatattaataaaaatgtagcaaacacaataaaaaataaaatgttgtTTTTAAGTGCAAATGCAAATAAGCCTATCAAGTATCAAAGTATTATACAAAGTGTTCTCTTTATTGTTAAAGAAGAAGGAATCTTAGGCTTATGGAAAGGTAACTTAATTAATACATTAAGAGGTGGTGTTGTTTATTCTGCAAAATTTGGAACCAAcgatataataaaagaaaaatataaaacaaaaaagagAGACGAAAATATGGCGAAAGAAGCCCAAGGAAAACATCTTCCTACTGCTAGTAGTAATAACAATAGTGGATTcgataaaaacaaaattaactATTATGAAAGTGTAATTGCAGGATACACATCTGGAATAATCCAAAAAACATTATCATATCCATTAGACTTATTAAGCATTAGAGCAGCATTAGGAGTAAacgaaaaatatttacgacaacaaaaaacaacaagcacaaaaaaatcgatttttaaaattattcgAGAAATACATGTTAACGAAGGATTTGCAGGATTTTTTAAAGGGTATGTCCCAACATTATTAACAGGTGTACCATATGTAACATTACAAATggtattttttgatttgtataaaaataattttcaaaataattttcaaaaaaattcaagTTCACTCGGGTCAGTTGCCCTTTATTCATCCATTGCTGGATCATTAAGTAATGTAACCTCGCtaattattgtttttcCTGGTGATACAGTTAGAAAAAGAATGATGAATAACGGTatagataataattatatatataaaaatacatttcattgcattaaaaaaatatattatcatgaAGGCCTAAAAAGTTTCTATTCTGGTTTGTTTCCAtctattttaaaatgtgtCCCTTCTGGGGCTATTCAATTTATGTcttatgaaatattaaaatattttgtatcaCAAAACTGA